One Panicum virgatum strain AP13 chromosome 9K, P.virgatum_v5, whole genome shotgun sequence genomic region harbors:
- the LOC120652813 gene encoding cysteine-rich repeat secretory protein 55-like, translating into MEFIRGRARRCVALLVSMALLPLLGMAADSIGSYCAGSSYAGSSKAVASINSVLADLVATASTGGYATSTAGKGSAVIYGLAQCRGDVSAGDCAACLADAAKQLPSTCSYSSDARIWYDFCFMRYENADFVGQADTDAGVILVNVQAADNAKAFEKAVAKAVGKATAQASAAGSAGLGRGRDQYTAFVTVYGLAQCTRDLAPLACAQCLSTAVSRFGGYCGARQGCQINYSSCRVRYEIYPFYFPLAGDGRRAATDMTKNTKIVVHP; encoded by the exons ATGGAGTTCATCAGGGGCAGAGCGCGCCGCTGCGTGGCGCTACTTGTCTCCATGGCCCTGCTCCCTCTGCTGGGAATGGCCGCGGACTCCATCGGCAGCTACTGCGCCGGCAGCAGCTACGCGGGCAGCAGCAAGGCCGTGGCCAGCATCAACTCCGTCCTCGCCGACCTCGTCGCCACGGCCTCCACAGGGGGCTACGCCACGTCCACCGCCGGCAAGGGCAGCGCGGTCATCTACGGCCTCGCGCAATGCCGCGGCGACGTCTCCGCCGGCGACTGCGCCGCTTGtctcgccgacgccgccaagCAGCTCCCCAGCACCTGCAGCTACAGCTCCGACGCAAGGATCTG GTACGACTTCTGCTTCATGCGGTACGAGAACGCCGACTTCGTCGGGCAGGCGGACACGGACGCCGGCGTGATCCTGGTGAACGTGCAAGCGGCGGACAACGCCAAGGCGTTCGAGAAGGCGGTGGCGAAGGCGGTCGGGAAGGCGACGGCGCAGGCGTcggcggccggcagcgcggGGCTCGGGCGGGGCAGGGACCAGTACACGGCGTTCGTGACCGTCTACGGGCTGGCGCAGTGCACGCGGGACCTGGCGCCGCTGGCGTGCGCGCAGTGCCTGTCCACGGCGGTGTCCCGGTTCGGCGGCTACTGCGGCGCGCGGCAGGGGTGCCAGATCAACTACAGCAGCTGCAGGGTGCGCTACGAGATCTACCCCTTCTActtcccgctcgccggcgacggccgccgcgccgccaccgacaTGACCAAGAACACCAAGATCGTCGTGCACCCTTGA
- the LOC120652815 gene encoding uncharacterized protein Mb0911c-like, giving the protein MASGAVSPAFAYTIVYVRDVEKSAAFYAAAFGYAVRRHDQSHKWAELESGATTIAFTPLHQRETDGLSGEVQLPDAAAARGPVEVCFVYADVDAAYRRAVENGAVPVSAPEQKPWGQKSGFVRDMDGNIVRIGSHVRE; this is encoded by the exons ATGGCCTCCGGCGCGGTGAGCCCCGCGTTCGCCTACACCATCGTGTACGTGAGGGACGTGGAGAAGTCGGCCGCCTTCTACGCCGCCGCCTTCGGCTACGCCGTCCGCCGCCACGACCAGTCCCACAA GTGGGCGGAGCTGGAGAGCGGGGCGACGACGATCGCGTTCACGCCGCTGCACCAGCGGGAGACGGACGGGCTCTCCGGGGAGGTGCAGctgccggacgccgccgccgcgcggggccCCGTGGAGGTCTGCTTCGTCTACGCGGACGTCGACGCGGCCTACAGGCGCGCCGTGGAGAACGGGGCGGTGCCCGTGAGCGCGCCGGAGCAGAAGCCGTGGGGGCAGAAGTCCGGCTTCGTGCGGGACATGGACGGGAACATCGTGCGCATCGGGAGCCACGTCCGCGAGTGA